The sequence GAACGATCTGGCCGGAAAGACGGGCGATTTCACGCTGGTCGACGGTTCGGTGGGCTGGGAAAGCGCCGACGGGCGGTTTCGGGCGATGGTCTGGGGCAAGAATCTGACCGACAAGACCTATGTGGCCGCGCTGACGCCGACCGCGCAATTCTTTACCCAGCGCTTCTACAACGCGCCGCGCACCTTCGGCCTGACGCTGGGGGCCAGCTTCTGACCATGGGCCAATGGCGTTCGCGGCCCGAACCCGTCAGGGGATCGGCGCCGCGCGCCGCCTTGCGTGCCTGACGGGCGCCGCAATCTGGGGAGTGTGATGACCGAGGCCACCGCCGTTTCCTCCGGCGCCGCAGCGTCCGACAGCGGCCTTGCGCTGCGTCGCAACGTCGCGCTGGTGATGCTGTTCATCGTCGGCACGATCAATTTCGTCGATCGCCAGCTTCTGTCGGTGCTCGTCGAACCGATCCGTGCCGAGATGAACTTCAGCGACACGCAGTTCGGCCTGCTGACCGGCCTCGCCTTCGCGCTTTTCTATGCCGCGATGGGCGTGCCGGTCGCGATGATCGCCGACCGCTGGAACCGCATCCGGCTGATCGGCATCGCCTGCGTGGTGTGGAGCGGTTTCACCGCCGCGTGCGGGCTGGTATCGACCTTCTGGCAATTGGCGCTGATGCGGTTCGGCGTCGGCGCGGGCGAAGCCGGTGGCACGGCGCCGTCGCTTTCGGTGCTCGCCGACTATTATCCGCCCGCGCAGCGCCCGCTCGCGATCGGCCTCTTCACCTGCAACGGCCCGTTCGGCGTGTTCGTCGGCGCCGCATTCGGTGCCTGGGCGGCCGCCAATATCGGCTGGCGAAACGCCTTTGTCGTGATTGGCATCGTCGGCATCCTGATCGCCCCCCTGCTCATCTGGCTGGTTCGCGAGCCCGCGCGCGGCGCCATGGACACGCACAAGCCCGCCGATAAAGCGCTGCCGTTCGGCCAGAGCCTCGCAATGTTCGTTCGCCGCCCCTCGCTGCGCATGGTGATGATCGGCAGCGGGCTTGCCGCCTTCGTCAGCTACGGGATGCTCAACTGGATCCCCGCCTTTCTGATGCGCACGCAAAAGATGCCGCTGGAGGCCATGGCGACCTGGTTCGCGCCGGCGGCGGGCATCACCTTCGGCATTGGCATTCTTGGCGGCGGCTGGCTCGTCAGCCATCGCGCCAAACGCTCCGCGCGCGCCTATGGCACGATTCCCGCCTGCGCGACGGCGGTGCTCGTCCCGACCTTCATCGCCGCGCTGCTCGTCGACACCTGGCAGGCGTCGCTCGCGCTGATGCTGATCCCGATGGCGGCATGCACCGCCTATATTGCCCCGGCGCTCGCGCTTGTGCAGAATCTGACCCCACCGCGCAGCCGCGCGACGGCCGCCGCGTTGCTGATGCTGATGTTCAACATCGTCGGCCTTGGCCTCGGCCCGCTTTTCGCTGGTATGGTCAGCGATGTGCTGAGGCCCCAGTTCGGCGACGCGAGCCTGCGCTGGGCTCTGATGGCGCTGATGCCCTTTGCCGCCGCGGCAGGCATCGCGCAGTTCGCGATGACGCGTCACCTCGACAATGATTTTGCCGAATAGACGGCGGGAGGAGTCCATGATCGACCTCGACGACATCCGCAGCCTGGCGACGCGCTTTTTCGACGCGATCGAGGCGGGCGACATCGACACGATGCGCGACAGCTTCACGCCCGATGCCGAAATCTGGCACAATAGCGACGAGTTGATCGTCACCCGTGATCAGACCGCCGCCACGTTGACCGGCATGGTCGCGCGAATCAGGGATCGCGAATATGCCGACCGCCGCCTCACCGTCTTTCCCGGCGGGTTTGTTCAGCAGCATGTGCTGAAGGGCGTCCGCGTCCACGACGGCGTTCCCGTCCGCCTGCCCTGCGCGATCATCTGCAAGGTCGAGAATGGCCGAATCACGCGGCTCGACGAGTATTTCGACAGCGCGCACGTCGCCGAGTTCCGCAAGTTCGCCGATGCTTGACCTTGCCACTCGTCATTGCGAGCGAAGCAGGCCGAAGGCGGCCGCAGGCCCACCAGTCCAGGGCGGTTTGCTCTGCTCTGGATTGTCGCGCCGCCCTCGACTCCTCGCGATGACGGGGATTTGATTTCCCAGGATTTTTCAGGAGTATCCCATGCCCGTTCTCCGTCAGGTTCCCCGTTCAGAAGTCACCGACGACACCGTGCTCGCCTATTACAACCGCCTGTTCGGCGATCGCGACCCTGTCGCCGAACCGGGCACGGCGACCGGTACGCCGGGCGATTGGTGGACGGTTTACGCGCTCGCCCCCGACATCTTCAAACATGCGGTCGACGGCTTTGCCGTCTATCGCCACCCGGCGCGCAAGATCGACCCCGTGCTGCGCGAACTCGGCCAGACGCGCGCCGGCTGGGTCAAGGGCAGCCAGTTCGTTTTTTCGCAGCATTGCAAGTCGCTCCGCGGACTCGGCGTCAGCGAAGAGAAGATCGCGGCGATCGCGCACTGGCAAGTCGCCGACTGCTACGACGAACAGGAACGCGCCGTGCTCGCCTATGCCGATTGTTTGAGCCAGGCGGGCGGGCGCGTGCCGCTGGCGGTGTTCGACAAGCTCAAGACCTTCTGGGACGATGAGCAGATTTTCGAGTTCACCTACATCACCTGCCTTTACGACATGCACGCGGTCATCACCCGCGCGCTGCGCATGGAATATGATGCACGCGAAGATCCGATCGTCGAGATTGCAGCACCCGAAGGCTTCAATGCCGCCGACTTCCTGAGCGCGCCGCGCCCGGCGACGGATTGAACGCCGACGGAACGCCAGCGTATATCGTCAATTAAATTGACGATTAAGGTCGACACTGGTACAAGACTCACGCTCGACTGGCACGAGTGGATGAAAAGCCGCCCCAGCGTCACCGCAAACCGAATGATCAAGGAGATGGATGATGGCTGCAACGAACAGCGAATTCGAGTTCTGCGGGGTCAACCACCTCGCGCTCGTGTGCAAGGATATGGCGAAAACGGTCGCCTTTTATCGCGACATCCTGGGCATGCCGCTGACCAAGACGATCGACCTGCCCGGCGGGCGCGGCCAGCATTTCTTTTTCGACATGGGCAATGGCGACAGCCTCGCCTTTTTCTGGTTCCCCGACGCGCCCGAAGCCGCGCCCGGCATTTCGGCCCCCGCGGCACTGCCGACGAAGGGCAGCTTCGTCTCGGCGCACGGGTCGATGAACCATATCGCGATCAATGTCCCCGCCGAACGCTTCGATGAATATTATCAGCGGCTGGTCGACAAGGGCGTCGAGGTCACCAGGATCCTCAACCACGACAATTCGCCGACGCAGTCGTCCGACGAGATGAACGACGATGTCTTTGTGCGGTCGGTCTATTTCTTCGATCCCGATGGCGTGTGTCTGGAGTTTGCCGCCTGGACCAAGACCTTCGACGACCGTGACGTTGCGCACGATCCGATGCAGGCCGACGGAACGAAGGCCGCAGGCATGGTTACCGGCCGCGCCGCGGTGCCCGCCGAATAAGGTTCCGATCCGCTGGATCTCCGCTTGCGGAACTCCTCCTCGACCCGGCCATCGGCCGGGTTCCTTTTATCCAAGTACCCAACTGCGCCGGGGATAGCCCTGAGCCCAGAGCAAGGCGGTCAGGTCGTGATGCCGGATCACCGCCGCCGACGCCGCGGCGGCGGCTGGATGCGGATGATAGCCGATGCCGAGCCCGGCTGCGGTTATCATCGGAATATCGTTTGCGCCGTCGCCAACCGCCAGCGTCTCGGCGAGCGGCAGGCCGTGCGCCGCGGCCTCGGCCTTCAGCGTCGCGAGCTTCGCCTTGCTGTCGACGATCGGTTCGAGCACCTTGCCGGTGAGCTTGCCGCCCGCGACCTCCAGCTCGTTGGCGACCACCTTGTCGAAGCCAACGGCTTCGCCCACCGGCCCGGCAAAGGGCATGAAGCCGCCCGACACCAGCACCGAGAATGCGCCATGCGCCTTCATCGTCTGCACCAGCGTCCGCGCGCCGCGCGTCAGTTTCACGCGCTCCATGCGGCATTCGACCAGCGCCGCCTCATCCATGCCCGCGAGCAGGCGGACGCGCTCCTCCAGCGCGGCGCGAAAATCAAGCTCGCCGTTCATCGCGCGCGCGGTAATCGCCGCAATCTGCGGTTTCAGCCCGGCATAATCGGCCAGCTCGTCAATGCACTCGACGGTGATCATCGTCGAATCCATGTCGGCGACGATCAGCTTCTTGGTGCGATCGCCCAGCGGCTGAACGACGATGTCGAGGACTCCATGGTCCATCAGCGCCAGCTCCCTGCGCGCGCTGACCAGGCTGCCGTGAAAGACGATGTCAGCGGCATCACCGACATCCAGCCAGTGCGGCGCGCCGACATCGTGCCCCGTTGCGTCGAGCCGGTCGATCGCCTCGCGAACCACCTCGTCGGTCAGCTTTCCGGCTGCTATCAGGGTCGCGACGAACATGGCATCTCCTTCTTTCTCGACCGCCAGCGCGCGGCTGCCCGTAGCACTTATCGCCGGACCCACCGCCAGCGGCAAGAGCGCTTTGGCGGTCGCGCTTGCGAAAAGGCTTGCCGAAGGCGGCCGCGGCGCGGTTGTGGTCAATGCCGATGCGAGCCAGATTTATGCCGATTTGCACATTCTGTCGGCACGTCCATCCGTCGAGGAGATGGGCGGTGTCCCGCATCGGCTGTTCGGCCATGTCGACGGCGCCGAAGCTTACAATGCCGCCCGCTGGGCCGCCGAAGCGCGCGACGCGATTGCCGACGCGCATGCAGGCGGCAACATTCCTATCCTGGTCGGCGGGACCGGCCTGTATCTTCGCACCCTGCTCGACGGTATCGCCCCCGTGCCCGTCATCGCGCCCGAGGTCCGAGACGCGGTGCGCGCCCTGCCCGTGGCCGAAGCCCA is a genomic window of Sphingopyxis sp. FD7 containing:
- a CDS encoding spinster family MFS transporter, coding for MTEATAVSSGAAASDSGLALRRNVALVMLFIVGTINFVDRQLLSVLVEPIRAEMNFSDTQFGLLTGLAFALFYAAMGVPVAMIADRWNRIRLIGIACVVWSGFTAACGLVSTFWQLALMRFGVGAGEAGGTAPSLSVLADYYPPAQRPLAIGLFTCNGPFGVFVGAAFGAWAAANIGWRNAFVVIGIVGILIAPLLIWLVREPARGAMDTHKPADKALPFGQSLAMFVRRPSLRMVMIGSGLAAFVSYGMLNWIPAFLMRTQKMPLEAMATWFAPAAGITFGIGILGGGWLVSHRAKRSARAYGTIPACATAVLVPTFIAALLVDTWQASLALMLIPMAACTAYIAPALALVQNLTPPRSRATAAALLMLMFNIVGLGLGPLFAGMVSDVLRPQFGDASLRWALMALMPFAAAAGIAQFAMTRHLDNDFAE
- a CDS encoding nuclear transport factor 2 family protein, which gives rise to MIDLDDIRSLATRFFDAIEAGDIDTMRDSFTPDAEIWHNSDELIVTRDQTAATLTGMVARIRDREYADRRLTVFPGGFVQQHVLKGVRVHDGVPVRLPCAIICKVENGRITRLDEYFDSAHVAEFRKFADA
- a CDS encoding carboxymuconolactone decarboxylase family protein, whose product is MPVLRQVPRSEVTDDTVLAYYNRLFGDRDPVAEPGTATGTPGDWWTVYALAPDIFKHAVDGFAVYRHPARKIDPVLRELGQTRAGWVKGSQFVFSQHCKSLRGLGVSEEKIAAIAHWQVADCYDEQERAVLAYADCLSQAGGRVPLAVFDKLKTFWDDEQIFEFTYITCLYDMHAVITRALRMEYDAREDPIVEIAAPEGFNAADFLSAPRPATD
- a CDS encoding VOC family protein; this translates as MAATNSEFEFCGVNHLALVCKDMAKTVAFYRDILGMPLTKTIDLPGGRGQHFFFDMGNGDSLAFFWFPDAPEAAPGISAPAALPTKGSFVSAHGSMNHIAINVPAERFDEYYQRLVDKGVEVTRILNHDNSPTQSSDEMNDDVFVRSVYFFDPDGVCLEFAAWTKTFDDRDVAHDPMQADGTKAAGMVTGRAAVPAE
- the serB gene encoding phosphoserine phosphatase SerB, whose product is MFVATLIAAGKLTDEVVREAIDRLDATGHDVGAPHWLDVGDAADIVFHGSLVSARRELALMDHGVLDIVVQPLGDRTKKLIVADMDSTMITVECIDELADYAGLKPQIAAITARAMNGELDFRAALEERVRLLAGMDEAALVECRMERVKLTRGARTLVQTMKAHGAFSVLVSGGFMPFAGPVGEAVGFDKVVANELEVAGGKLTGKVLEPIVDSKAKLATLKAEAAAHGLPLAETLAVGDGANDIPMITAAGLGIGYHPHPAAAAASAAVIRHHDLTALLWAQGYPRRSWVLG